The DNA window ACTTGATTTCCTATTGTTGTGTCATTCCCATTTTGATATATATAAATCTGACTTATTCACCACACTTTCATTGGTTTTGGTTTTCGGCAGCAGGTTGGGGGTTCGGTTTAACCATGCACGCTTTTCAAACTTTTGGGTATGGTGCGAATTGGGAAGAACGTAAAATTCAAGAAATATTAAATAAAGAAGAAAAAAAACAAACTTGGAAATAATCATGGAAAATCAATATTTAGAAGAAGAGCGCTATTACAATGCACGCAAGAGAGTAGAGGAAATCAAAGGTTTTTATGGGAATTTAATAGCTTATGTCACTGTTAATGTTGGACTTTTAGTGATTAATCTAGTTACTTCGCCAGCATATTTATGGTTTTTGTGGCCGTTGTTGTGGTGGGGAATTGGGGTTGTTATTCACGGATTGAAAGTGTTCAATTATATGCCTTTTTTCAATAAAGATTGGGAAGAGAAGAAAATAAAAGAATTTATGGATAAAGAGGAACAATCCAAAAACACCTGGAAGTAATTTAAATTTTTAAAAATGAGAAGGTCAAGAAGAATGTTTGAAGAATACCAATCCGGAAATTTCAATCCAGATGATCGCTATGCATTGGCTTATAAAAAGGTGAAAAGAATCAAAGGCTTTTATGTTCATCTGATAGTTTATATTTTTGTAAATGCAATTATAATTTCTAGTAACTTCTACGGAAATTCAAATCAAGATCCTATTTCTTGGAGCTGGCAAACTTTTTCAACCGCGTTGTTTTGGGGAATTGGTTTATTGGCACACGGTTTATCGGTTTTTGGAAGAAATATCTTTTTTGGACAAAATTGGGAAGAAAGAAAAATTAAAGAGTTTATGGAAAAAGATAAAAACGAAAAATGGGAGTA is part of the Flavobacterium nackdongense genome and encodes:
- a CDS encoding 2TM domain-containing protein is translated as MENQYLEEERYYNARKRVEEIKGFYGNLIAYVTVNVGLLVINLVTSPAYLWFLWPLLWWGIGVVIHGLKVFNYMPFFNKDWEEKKIKEFMDKEEQSKNTWK
- a CDS encoding 2TM domain-containing protein, giving the protein MRRSRRMFEEYQSGNFNPDDRYALAYKKVKRIKGFYVHLIVYIFVNAIIISSNFYGNSNQDPISWSWQTFSTALFWGIGLLAHGLSVFGRNIFFGQNWEERKIKEFMEKDKNEKWE